The following is a genomic window from Terriglobales bacterium.
TGCCATCGCCCGCCTCCCCGTCGTCACCCTCCGGCATCCAGACGGTTTCCACGCTTTGCCCGTCGGCGAAGCCCATCAGATAGCGGACCGTCCCGTCCTGCGACTGAAACTTTTTCTCGATCCGGGGCAGTCCGACGGAAAACGACTGCTGCGCCATCGAACTGCGGAACGCCGCCGGCAGGGTGAGAATCTCCTCCAGCCCCGCTACCCGCTGGCGGTAGAGGGCGTCAAAGAGCTGGCGGGCGCGGTAGCCGGGCTCTCCCGCCAGCTCGACCAGGCCGGTCAGCTCCGCCAGGTCGAGCCCTAAAAGTTCGAGTTGTCCGGCTTGTCGCATACATCTAATATCCCACAGGGGAGTCCCATCGGGGCGCCAGGGAGATTCTAGTCCAGGGTGCGCTGGTGGGTGGGGGCAACCTCCCGTAACGTATTGATTACACTGCCCTAATGCCCGGTGACGGGGCGTTACCTATGTGTAACAATCCTAGCCCCTGAAGGCAAGGGTAAGAGAAGACAGATGACGGCTGAGGAAATCCGCAACATCCGGCGCCAGACGCTGCCCAACGGGCTGACCATCCTGACGGAGGAGATGCAGCACGTGCGCTCGGTCTCCATCGGGGTGTGGGTGAAGAGCGGGTCGCGGCACGAGGAGGCGGAGGCCAACGGCATCTCCCACTTCGTGGAGCACATGGTGTTCAAGGGGACCACCACGCGCAGCGCCGCCGACATCGCTCGGCAGATCGACTCCATCGGCGGCAACATGGACGCCTTCACCTCCAAGGAGTACATCTGCTTTAACGCCAAGGTGCTGGACGAGCACCTGCCCATCGCGCTGGACGTGGTGAGCGACATGGTTCTGAACCCCGTCTTCGACTCCCAGGAAATCACCCGCGAGCGCGGGGTGGTGCTGGAAGAGATCAAGATGGACGAGGACAACCCCGACTACCTGGTGCACGAGATCTTCACCCAGAACTTCTGGCGCGACCATCCCCTGGGCCAGCCCATCCTGGGGACCAAGGAGACCGTGCGGCGCTTCGAGCAGCCCCTGCTGCGCGAGTATTACCAGAAGGCCTTCAACCCTGGGAACCTGATCGTCTCAGTCGCCGGGCATCTCGATCACCAGCAGCTGGTGGAGCTGGTTTCGCAGCGTTTCGAGCACCTGAAGCCGGCGCGCAACGGCTTTCACCAGGTCGCCCCCAAGACTTCGTCGCGCATCATCCTGCGCAACAAGCGAGAGCTGGAGCAGGTGCAGATCTGCATAGGCGTGCCCTCGCTCCACATCGCCGACTGCAGGCGCTACGCTTCCGCGGTGCTGAACACGCTGCTGGGCGGCGGCATGAGCTCGCGGCTCTTCCAGAACATCCGCGAGCGCCAGGGCCTGGCCTACGCCATCTTCAGCGAGCTCAGTCCCTATCGCGATACCGGCTGCCTCTCGGTGTACGCCGGGACCTCGCTGGAATCCACGACCCGGGTGGTGGAGTCAGTCATGGGCGAGTTCCGGGAGCTCAAGGCCAACCCCATCCCCGAGGACGAGGTGCGCCGCGCCAAGGACCAGCTCAAAGGCAGCTTGATGCTCGGCCTCGAGTCCACCACCGCCCGCATGTCCAACCTGGCGCGCCAGGAGATGTACTTCGACCGCTTCTTCGGACTGGACGAGATCCTGGATGGGATCGAGAGCGTCACCGCAGAAGACCTCCAGGGCCTGGCCCAGGAGTTTTTTCGCCCCGAAGCCGTGGCGGTCACCGTCCTGGGAAGCTTGGAAGACCTCAAAATTACTCGCGAGCAGCTCGTCTGCTAGGGGATCCCCTCCCCGCGAGGTGGACAGATTTTGTGTTGAAAAGTGACAAACTTTGTCAGTCAATTTACAAAGACCATGGGAAATGTCTGGTGGCGGCTCCCAATATTCAGAGCAATTCGGCTGCATCTGTTGACAGTAATAGACTTAGATTGATGAATAACAGAATTGTGGAAATCAGTGCGGTTGGCCCGGAAAGTGCTGCTATCAGTATGTCAAAGGGCTTCTACCTGAAAACCGAGACTTCTGTAACAACTCTAGAGAGGGAAAAACTATATGAGGAAACAAAAAGGTTTCTCACTGATTGAGTTGCTGATCGTGGTCGCGATCATTCTGATCATCGCCGCGATTGCCATCCCGAACCTGCTCCGTGCGCGTATTTCCGCGAACGAGGCTTCGGCGGTGGGCTCGATCCGCACCATCAACACCTCGCAAGTTACCTATTCCACCAA
Proteins encoded in this region:
- a CDS encoding pitrilysin family protein, with protein sequence MTAEEIRNIRRQTLPNGLTILTEEMQHVRSVSIGVWVKSGSRHEEAEANGISHFVEHMVFKGTTTRSAADIARQIDSIGGNMDAFTSKEYICFNAKVLDEHLPIALDVVSDMVLNPVFDSQEITRERGVVLEEIKMDEDNPDYLVHEIFTQNFWRDHPLGQPILGTKETVRRFEQPLLREYYQKAFNPGNLIVSVAGHLDHQQLVELVSQRFEHLKPARNGFHQVAPKTSSRIILRNKRELEQVQICIGVPSLHIADCRRYASAVLNTLLGGGMSSRLFQNIRERQGLAYAIFSELSPYRDTGCLSVYAGTSLESTTRVVESVMGEFRELKANPIPEDEVRRAKDQLKGSLMLGLESTTARMSNLARQEMYFDRFFGLDEILDGIESVTAEDLQGLAQEFFRPEAVAVTVLGSLEDLKITREQLVC
- a CDS encoding prepilin-type N-terminal cleavage/methylation domain-containing protein; protein product: MRKQKGFSLIELLIVVAIILIIAAIAIPNLLRARISANEASAVGSIRTINTSQVTYSTNYPNVGFANTLAALGGATPCTASAATACLIDEVLAGKPNQKSGYGFTLAGFSGSL